The sequence AGCACATTTTCAGTGATCTGGTTTCCCGGTTTGAGCTTTATTTTCTCATCCACATCTTTTGTGTCGTTCTTTTTAAGCCCTTTGATCGTGAGTTTCGCCAGTCGCGGTTGTTCAGCAAGCTGAATTTCGAGAGAAATATAGCGACCTTCAATTTTGGTGGCAATCACTTTTACATCGGAAAACAGTCCAAGTGACCAGAATTTGTCGATTGCCTTTGAAATGGCATCTCCGGGAACATCTATCTCCTGTCCGACTGACAAACCCGATATATTGACGAGATAGGTTGTCTGAAGAAATTTCACACCCGTAACCTGGATATCTTTGATTATAAAAGTTCTGATGTTCTGGGCATCATATTCCATGTAACTGTTAACTGGTTCCGGAGTCTGACTAAAGACATGAACAGTAAATAAAATAAGAATTAATGCCGAAAGGGATTTTTTCATGCGGGACTAGCTGTTTACTTTGATATTTTTAATCTGATCGGCAGTTTTCCCGAAACGTCTTTCCCGGTTTTGGAAATTTAGGATTGCTTCATACAGGTGTTCCCTTCGGAAATCGGGCCATAATGTCGGAGTGAAATAAAACTCACTGTAGGCAATTTGCCACAAAAGAAAATTGCTTATCCTGTATTCACCGCTGGTTCGGATTACCAGTTCGGGATCAGGAAATCCGGCTGTATCGAGGTACTTCTCAAATATTGATTCATTAATGCTCTCGGCATTAACCTTACCTGATTGGATATCAGCGGATAATTTTCGGACTGCATTCGTTATTTCCCATCTTGAGCCGTAACTTAGCGCGATGACCAGGTTCAGCCCGGTGTTTCCTGCTGTAACATCTATAGCACCCTGCAACTGTTTTTTGACATTCTCGGGTAAAACAGCAGTGTTACCTATCGTATGCAGTTTAATATTATTATCAATCAGGGTCTTGGTTTCGGCATCAATTGTTGTGACCAGAAGGGACATCAGGGCGTCCACTTCATTTTTTGGCCGTTTCCAGTTCTCGGTTGAAAAAGCATAAAGCGTGAGATAATTAATTCCCAGTTCAGCCGAAGCTTCAACAGTATCCCTGACAGCCTCAACGGCATTCCTGTGACCAAACACTCTTTGATTACCTCTTTTTTCAGCCCATCTGCCATTGCCATCCATAATGATGGCAACATGTCTGGGAAGTCTGTCTTTATTTATGCTTTCTTTATAATTCATTTTTATTATCGGTATGCCGGGCAATCAGCCGCAAAATTAAAAAACTTATAGGTAATAAAAATACCCATAATAGAATACCAGTCATTATTGTGAATCCATGATTGCTGACCTGACGGATTCTGAACGCCGTCAATGCGGTCGCTGAAGGTTTTCCGGAATCCCCATTCGGCTCCTGCGCTCAGGCGTGATGTAAGATTAATTTTAGCACCTATTCCGAAAGGAATGGCTAGTGTATTTGATGCATTGGTGTTTGAACTGATCACCAGGCCTCCACCAGCTCCGGCGAATAGATAAGGAGTGTAATTCCATTTGCCGAAATTAGGTGTAAACGACAAAAAATTAAACTCCCCCTGCACTGACATATCGAGCAGGGAAGTGCTGAAACTAGCCGGATTTGAAGGCCTGTCAGGATTTAACCGTTTGGGAAAATCAAGATCGTTTCCTGAAAGGTTAACTTGAAATACGTTCAAACGCAGGGCATACCGGGCATTGAAGTTATACCGGTATAAAAATCCGAACGAAGGAGCCGGGCGATAAAAATGACGATTCGGGTTGATATCACCCATATAGTAAGAAGTTCCGCCAAATACCCCGATATTCGCTTCGCGTTGAGCCATTGCTGAAAAAGGCATAGCAAGGGCAAGTAAAATAATATCCAATCTTAAGCGCTTCACCATGAATAAAAAGGTTTGTTGGAATTAAACGCAAAGTAATAGAATTTTAGCGCTTAAAATCACAAATAATCTTAAAAAAACAGAAAAATACAGAAGACGAAACAGGCTTAGAATCTGGCCCTTCTCCAAGTAGGATCGAGGAAAATAGGGATTCCCCTTCTTGATGTTGGAATCCGGTAAACCAGGTTAAAACTGGATATCCAGTAACTGTCCCAGTGCTTTGACCATGGTGATTTGAAACCATCGAGGAAATCGGAAGCGGATTGCCTGTACCCGATTTCATAACCGAACATCCACTTATCGCTTATGATTACTTTTAAACCGGCACCAAATGGAACAGATGCAGTGATACCGAAGTTATTCTTATACTTGTCTCCTTCGCGTGGCTCCATTTCAAGATGTGGCCAGTACATGGTAGCCCCAATTCCGCTGAACACATAAAAGCCAATGCGGGAATAATCGTTGATCATGCCACGCCTGTTAAACATAGCGGCTGATCTCATGAAACGAAATTCAGGTAAAAGGTAATATTCATAATGGCCGGCGATTTCAACAAGGTCAGTCACCGAAGTGAATCCCCGCAATTCGTTTCTTGATCCTGCGTAATCTGATGTTTTGCTGTAGCCATAAACAACGATGGCTTTTACGGATGACCTGGGGTTGACACGATACCTTGCACCAAGATACACCGAGGGGCGTGTACTCTTGAAAGTGATATCTTTTATAAATAAAAGGCTTGTTGCGTTTGGCGCACCGCCAAGATCACTGTAAACATTTGTAGTCCCGATTCCGAATATGCCTTCTACCCTTTTAAGCTTCCATTGTTGACCTGATAACGGAAGCAACATTAATAAAAGGACAGCCGCCGAAGTAATCCTTTTTACCATAATCAGCATTTAGCTATCCTCAAAGATAGCAAAATTGTTATATGAGAAGAATTTATTTTTCTTCTTCTACGAGATCGACGTCAACAAGGATACGTCCGCAATACTCACAAACAATGATTTTTTTTCTTGAACGTATATCGAGCTGACGCTGAGGAGGTATCTGGTTAAAACAACCACCGCAGGCATCCCTTTCAACCGAAACAACGGCGAGTCCGTTGCGTGCATTCTTCCTGATCTTCTTATAAGCTGTAAGAAGTCGTTCCTCAATAATCTGTTCGTACTCCTGCCTTTTCTTTAACAGGTTCTCTTCCTCTTTTTGGGTATCGGATGTAATTTCTTCGAGTTCACCTTTTTTAAGGTTCAGATCATTTTTGCGCTCATCCAGAACCTTCCTTGATTCCTCGATGTATTCAGCCTTTTCCTTTGCCTGGGCTGTGAATTCTTTAATCCTCTTTTCGCTTAATTCTATTTCAAGAGTCTGGTATTCAATTTCCTTTGATAAAGAATCGAATTCCCTGTTGTTTCTTACATTGTTCTGCTGTTCTTCGTATTTCTTGATAAGACCCTTTGAATTGGCCATATCATTTCTCTTACCGCTGATAGCGGATTCTATACTTTTTATTTCTTCCTGGAGTTTTTCAATACGAGTTTCCAGACCGGCAATCTCATCTTCCAGATCCTGCACCTCGAGAGGCAATTCGCCCCTGAGTGTCCTGATTTTGTCGATTTCTGAGTTGATTAACTGAAGCTTGTACAGAGCCCTGAGCTTCTCTTCAATAGTAAGTTCTGCAACATCTGTTGCGGGTTTTTTAACTTCTGCCATACTACCTTATAAATAATAAATAGGACTGGTATTAATGCGTGAAAATCGGACTGCAAAAGTAGGTAAATTTTTTTTAAGAATTTCATAAAAAATTTCAATAGTAAATTGCTCACTTTCATAGTGACCTGTATCAGCAACCACTATTTTGTCTTCTGCTTCAAAAAATTGGTGATACTTAATTTCACCAGTTACAAATAATTGAGCACCCGATGCAATGGCTGCAGGGATCAGGAAAGAACCACTGCCGCCGCAAACCGCAAGTTTCTTTACCGGTTTGTCGAGGAGGCGGCTATGCCTGACCATCGTGCATTTGAATGTGTCTTTTATACGGTTCAGCATAACCGATTCTGAAACCGGTTCGGCAAGTTCACCTGTCATGCCTGACCCGACCCGGTTAAAACTGTTTTCAAGCGAATAAATATCATAAGCCACTTCCTCATAAGGATGAGCCTTAACAAGGGCTTTAACAACTGCATTTTTGTGATGCAAGGGAAAAATGGTCTCCATTCTGACTTCATCTTCAAAATGAAGTCTTCCGATTTCCCCTGAATAGGGATCCGCTCCTTCACCAGCCCTGAATGTTCCTTTGCCCTCAGCATTGAAACTACACATGTCATAATTGCCGATGTGACCTGCCCCGGCTTCGAAGAGGGCATTCCTTAAGGCATCAGCATGGGATAGGGGCACATAGGTAACCAGTTTGTAAAGTATATTTTTCTGAGGCTGAAGTATGGCTGTATTAATCAAACCCAGTTTGTCGCATATGATCCTGTTCACCCCTTCATCCACATTATCCATGTTTGTGTGGGCGCAATAAATGGCAATGCGGTTACGTACTGCTTCCAGGATAATTTTCTGGGTTGTGTCTTTACCGGTGAGTTGCTTAAGGGGACTGAAAATTACCGGGTGGTGGGATATAATGAGGTTAAGGCCTTCTTTAACGGCTTCTTCAATTACGGGCATCGTTACATCTACACAAAGCAGGGCGCCGGTAATTTCATCTCCCGGATCCCCCACTACCAATCCCGAATTGTCATACGACTCCTGGTAGGCCAGGGGAGCGAAGGATTCGAGGTGATGGATGATGGAGGAGAGGTGCGTCATTGCGAGGAGCTTGATAAATTTATGATTATAAAAGGATAATAGAGTCGACGAAGCAATCTGCCCGAACAGGCAATACCTGGCCAGGACAATATGCGAAAAATCTCACTTTGGAAGGTCCTTCCTGTTCGGGCAGATTGCTTCGCACCGTAGGAACCGGTGCTCGCAATGACGAGCTTTTTCAGACCATCCGGTATCCAGCATCCGGTATCCCGTATCCAGTTCACAGTCCCTCCTTAATTTCCAACAACATTTCCTTTATCTGGGTCAGGGTTTTAACCACTTCAAAATTATTATTGGTGTCTTCGCGGTTATCCTTGAGTTTCTTTTTGGCGCCGCTTAATGTCATGCCTCTTTCTTTTACAAGATGATAGATAAGCTTGATGTTCTCGATATCCTGGATTGTAAAAAAGCGGTTTCCTTTTTTATTCTTTTTGGGCTTGATCACATCAAATTCCTTCTCCCAAAAGCGAATGAGCGATGTGTTCACACTAAACATATCAGCCACTTCCCCAATGGAATAATATAGCTTTTCTACTTTCTTTTCTTTGTAAGGCATAGGTGATAAATTAAACAAACTAAGATATAAAAATAATTGTGATTAAACTAATGGTTTAAACGATACTGGATGCGGCCAAAAGCTCGTCATTGCGAGGAGCATGCCGATACCTTAGATTATAGCAGTATGTAAAGCGACGAAGCAATCTGCCCGCACAGGAAGACCTTTACAAAAAGTAGTTTATGCACTTTGTAAGGGTGTGCCTGTGCGGGCAGATTGCTTCGTCGCAGTTATTTCTTTATAAACCGAATGATCTCTCAAGCTCCTCGCAATGACGGGCTTTTACAGTCACCATTAATCAAACGACTGGCCGGGCCTCATCGAGAGTTCGATCATCTGGTCGTATTCGTTTGCAGTAAGGTCATTGAAGAAGTAATTCATAGGATTTACCTTATCATTGTTGTGAATTACTTCATAATGCAAATGCGGAGCGGTTGATAATCCTGTGTTTCCTACAAAGCCAATTACTTCGCCCCTCTTTATTTTCTGTCCCTGTTTTACGTTGAAATGGTCCATGTGACCGTACAGCGTTTTCATTCCATAACCATGATCGATCACAATTGAATTACCATAACCACGTGCTGAGGATTCCACTTTCTCAATTACACCGTCACCCGTTGCATAAATTTCAGTTCCTACAGAGGCAGTAAAATCTATGCCGTAATGGAACTTCTTGATCTTATATATCGGGTGAATCCTGTAACCCCATCCTGAAGCCGTACGCTCGAGGTTTTTATTTGATATCGGCTGGATGTTGGGCATGCAGGCAAGCATTTTTTCCTTGCTTTTAGCCATTTCCATCAGTTCATCGTAGGATTTCGACTGTACAAGCACTTTCCGGCTAAGAATATCCAGGCGCTTGGCCGTGCGGATTGCCATCTGCGCATTATTCAGCTTCTCGAGATTTTTATACCGGTTTGTACCGCCGAAACCTGCCTCCCTTACCGAATGGTTAACAGGCTCAGCTTCGAAAATGGTTCTGTAGATATTATCATCACGCTGCTGCATGTCTCCCAGTACGGATTCAATATTATCAAGCTGCTTATTGAACAGTTCTATATTCAGGTTCATTTCACTGATCTGCCTTTTTAATCCCTTTTCTTTCGGGGAATCAATAATCCAGGAGAACGAGAGATAGCCGCTAAGCATAATTACCAAAAAACCGAATAGCATGCCTAATACCCGAATGGTCTTCTGCTTCACAGATGATTTCACCATGTAATAACTTAGTGAATCGGGATTGAATTTATACTTTACTTTACCCATCGCTGAAAGTATTTAGTAAGTCAAGTTGTCGTTAGTCTTTGCCTTTTTAATGATCTGCGCAAACTCTTCATGTGTTAAACTGGTATCGAAATAAAAGGATGGGTTCACCGGTCGGTTCTGGTATAAAACTTCATAATGTAAATGCGGTCCTGTCGCCCTTCCTGTTTGACCCACTGTTCCGATGATTTGGCCCCTGCTGATTTTTTCACCTACTTTTACTTTAACTGTCTGCAAATGTGCATAACGCGTTCCAAATCCAAACTTATGGTCTAACACAATCTCGTTTCCATAACCTGTACGAGAATGCTCTATAAAAGTTACAAATCCGTCACCTGTCGCATACACATTTGTCCCTTGCGGGGCAACAAAATCAACCCCGTAATGAGTCCTTACGGTCATAAAGAACGGGTCTTCGCGTTCGCCGAAGTGCGATCCGATCATTGTAAGATCATTTTTATCGATGGGTTGTATGGCAGGCAGGTGGGTTTGTCCTTCCGAGTATTCCATTGCTTTTTCGTACAACTGGCGGAAAGAACCCGATTCAATCTGAAGCTGTGTTGTAAGAGAGTTTATTACTGAGTTTACCTGGTAGCTGATGTCATTTTGCCTGACTAACTGGCCCCTGGAAGCAGAGCCTCCTGTGCCGGCACCTGTCACTGTTGAAGGTAACGTATCCAACTGCAGGATTATCCTGTAGCGGTTGTCCTTTTCAATCACATTCTCATTCAGCGTAGTTTTCAGCTTCTGACCTTTATGCAGTAACCCCCGCATTTCCATAGTAAGCTGATTTACTTGCTTTTGAAGAAATATAGATTCGGTTGATCCGAAGAAATGATTCAGCACATAACCTGATGAAAAAGTAAGGAGCAGAACAAGAATAAAGAACCCGGCAAGAGCCGTAATTTTCCGACTCCGGGTAATTTTTATTTCTTCATAGGTCAAAGTTACCGGATTGAAATAATATTTCTTCTTCCTGAAAATCAAAAACTTGTGAATGATTAGTTCATGATAAGGTACGTTAACAACAAATCTATAGGAAAAAAACTAATTTTGCAAATCAAATTTCAAGGGGATCTGGTTGAACCGGTCATTCATTTATCAAAATTATTAAAGTATTTACATGAATTCTGTAGTCGTTCGTCAAAAATTTCTTGATTTCTTCCGCGAAAAGGGACACGAGATAGTCAGCTCTGCACCCATGGTTATAAAAAATGACCCCACGCTGATGTTTACAAACGCCGGTATGAACCAGTTTAAGGATATTTTCCTGGGTAACGCTCCGGTTAAATTCAAGCGTATCGCTGATACCCAAAAATGTCTGAGGGTATCCGGGAAGCATAATGACCTTGAGGAAGTAGGGCACGACGGTTATCATCATACCATGTTCGAAATGCTTGGTAACTGGTCGTTTGGCGATTATTTCAAGAAAGAGGCCATTGCCTGGGGATGGGAATTCCTTACTGAGGTAATGAAGATCGACAAACAGCGCATATACGTTACAATATTTGAAGGCGATAGTTCAGAAAACCTTGAACGCGATAAGGAAGCCTATGATTTTTGGAAACAATGGATTGATGAAGACCGGATTATAAACGGAAACAAGAAGGATAATTTCTGGGAAATGGGCGACACCGGCCCTTGCGGCCCCTGTTCCGAGATCCATGTGGATCTGAGAACAGAAAATGAACGCTCTGCACTAAATGGGAAAGAACTTGTGAACAAAGGAAACCCGAAGGTCATTGAAATCTGGAATCTTGTATTTATCCAGTATAACCGCAAGGCCAGCGGGGAACTTGAGCCTCTGCCCAACAAGCATGTCGACACCGGTATGGGTTTCGAACGGTTATGCATGGTGTTGCAGGGAAAAACCTCGAATTACGATACAGATGTTTTCCAGCCTATCATCACTGAAATTGCACATTTAACAGGCATTCCCTATGGCAGCAGAGAAAAGACCGATATTGCGATGCGTGTGGTGGCCGATCATCTGAGGGCTGTATCGTTTGCCATTGCCGACGGACAATTACCATCCAATGCACGGGCAGGTTATGTGATCCGCAGGATCCTCCGCCGTGCCGTAAGGTATAATTATACATTCCTGGGACAAAATAAACCGGTTATTTTTAAACTGGTGCCGGCCCTGATACAGGCTATGGGTAACGCTTTCCCTGAACTGGAACAGCAAAGGCAACTTGTTGAGAAAGTGATTTTCGAAGAAGAGCAATCGTTTTTACATACTCTTGAAAGCGGCGATAAACGGCTTAAAGAGTGCATTGCTTCCATGAAAAAGGGCGAAACCGAATTAAACGGAAAAATTGCATTTGAATTATACGATACATATGGTTTCCCGCTTGATCTGACTGAGTTGATCCTGAAGGAAAACGGACTTACAGTGAACCGTCAGGAATTCGAAGCAGAGATGGC is a genomic window of Bacteroidales bacterium containing:
- a CDS encoding DUF6089 family protein, which produces MVKRLRLDIILLALAMPFSAMAQREANIGVFGGTSYYMGDINPNRHFYRPAPSFGFLYRYNFNARYALRLNVFQVNLSGNDLDFPKRLNPDRPSNPASFSTSLLDMSVQGEFNFLSFTPNFGKWNYTPYLFAGAGGGLVISSNTNASNTLAIPFGIGAKINLTSRLSAGAEWGFRKTFSDRIDGVQNPSGQQSWIHNNDWYSIMGIFITYKFFNFAADCPAYR
- a CDS encoding Nif3-like dinuclear metal center hexameric protein, whose product is MTHLSSIIHHLESFAPLAYQESYDNSGLVVGDPGDEITGALLCVDVTMPVIEEAVKEGLNLIISHHPVIFSPLKQLTGKDTTQKIILEAVRNRIAIYCAHTNMDNVDEGVNRIICDKLGLINTAILQPQKNILYKLVTYVPLSHADALRNALFEAGAGHIGNYDMCSFNAEGKGTFRAGEGADPYSGEIGRLHFEDEVRMETIFPLHHKNAVVKALVKAHPYEEVAYDIYSLENSFNRVGSGMTGELAEPVSESVMLNRIKDTFKCTMVRHSRLLDKPVKKLAVCGGSGSFLIPAAIASGAQLFVTGEIKYHQFFEAEDKIVVADTGHYESEQFTIEIFYEILKKNLPTFAVRFSRINTSPIYYL
- a CDS encoding isoprenyl transferase, whose translation is MNYKESINKDRLPRHVAIIMDGNGRWAEKRGNQRVFGHRNAVEAVRDTVEASAELGINYLTLYAFSTENWKRPKNEVDALMSLLVTTIDAETKTLIDNNIKLHTIGNTAVLPENVKKQLQGAIDVTAGNTGLNLVIALSYGSRWEITNAVRKLSADIQSGKVNAESINESIFEKYLDTAGFPDPELVIRTSGEYRISNFLLWQIAYSEFYFTPTLWPDFRREHLYEAILNFQNRERRFGKTADQIKNIKVNS
- a CDS encoding C4-type zinc ribbon domain-containing protein; translation: MAEVKKPATDVAELTIEEKLRALYKLQLINSEIDKIRTLRGELPLEVQDLEDEIAGLETRIEKLQEEIKSIESAISGKRNDMANSKGLIKKYEEQQNNVRNNREFDSLSKEIEYQTLEIELSEKRIKEFTAQAKEKAEYIEESRKVLDERKNDLNLKKGELEEITSDTQKEEENLLKKRQEYEQIIEERLLTAYKKIRKNARNGLAVVSVERDACGGCFNQIPPQRQLDIRSRKKIIVCEYCGRILVDVDLVEEEK
- a CDS encoding MerR family transcriptional regulator, encoding MPYKEKKVEKLYYSIGEVADMFSVNTSLIRFWEKEFDVIKPKKNKKGNRFFTIQDIENIKLIYHLVKERGMTLSGAKKKLKDNREDTNNNFEVVKTLTQIKEMLLEIKEGL
- a CDS encoding M23 family metallopeptidase, with the protein product MGKVKYKFNPDSLSYYMVKSSVKQKTIRVLGMLFGFLVIMLSGYLSFSWIIDSPKEKGLKRQISEMNLNIELFNKQLDNIESVLGDMQQRDDNIYRTIFEAEPVNHSVREAGFGGTNRYKNLEKLNNAQMAIRTAKRLDILSRKVLVQSKSYDELMEMAKSKEKMLACMPNIQPISNKNLERTASGWGYRIHPIYKIKKFHYGIDFTASVGTEIYATGDGVIEKVESSARGYGNSIVIDHGYGMKTLYGHMDHFNVKQGQKIKRGEVIGFVGNTGLSTAPHLHYEVIHNNDKVNPMNYFFNDLTANEYDQMIELSMRPGQSFD
- a CDS encoding outer membrane beta-barrel protein; this encodes MVKRITSAAVLLLMLLPLSGQQWKLKRVEGIFGIGTTNVYSDLGGAPNATSLLFIKDITFKSTRPSVYLGARYRVNPRSSVKAIVVYGYSKTSDYAGSRNELRGFTSVTDLVEIAGHYEYYLLPEFRFMRSAAMFNRRGMINDYSRIGFYVFSGIGATMYWPHLEMEPREGDKYKNNFGITASVPFGAGLKVIISDKWMFGYEIGYRQSASDFLDGFKSPWSKHWDSYWISSFNLVYRIPTSRRGIPIFLDPTWRRARF
- a CDS encoding M23 family metallopeptidase, with product MIFRKKKYYFNPVTLTYEEIKITRSRKITALAGFFILVLLLTFSSGYVLNHFFGSTESIFLQKQVNQLTMEMRGLLHKGQKLKTTLNENVIEKDNRYRIILQLDTLPSTVTGAGTGGSASRGQLVRQNDISYQVNSVINSLTTQLQIESGSFRQLYEKAMEYSEGQTHLPAIQPIDKNDLTMIGSHFGEREDPFFMTVRTHYGVDFVAPQGTNVYATGDGFVTFIEHSRTGYGNEIVLDHKFGFGTRYAHLQTVKVKVGEKISRGQIIGTVGQTGRATGPHLHYEVLYQNRPVNPSFYFDTSLTHEEFAQIIKKAKTNDNLTY